The DNA segment ttcttttgttttgtgcctCTTCATTATTCCACAGTTCCAAGGACCGCCGAACGGTATGCCACGTGGACCACGCCCGGAATGGAACCGGCCGCCCATGCACGGTGGTTACCCGCCGGGTCATCCTGGTGGCCCCGGACAGGGACCACCGCACATGCAGGGAGGGCCACACGGACCGCGCGCTCCCCATCACGGATCGATGGGTGGGCCGCCGGGACCGCAAGGTCCTGCCCCGCACGTGAATCCGGCGTTCTTTAATCAGGGCGGTGGCCCACCGAATCATCCCAATGGAGGTGGCCCCGTCGGACCGCCGCACGGTCCACAGGGACAGGGCGGGGGACCGCCGCAACACTTCAACCCACAGGGTGGTGGAGCTCCACGGGGCGGTCCATGGCCGGTACAGGGTGGCAAGCCGCCGGGTGCGCCAGGCGGATTCCCTGAACATCCGGTCATCACCCCGCAGCTGAGCGAAGCCGAATTCGAGGAGATTATGACCAGGAACCGTACAGTCAGTAGTTCCGCCATCGCGAGGTAAAGTGCAATGTTTAAGCCGCACTACTGTAATGTTACTCTAAACTCACCATCAAACAACTCATGCCCTCTTATGATGCTCATGTTctctttattttgttgttcgtGCATTGTTTGCAGAGCCGTATCGGATGCCGCTGCTGGCGAATACTCAAGCGCAACCGAAACACTGGAAACGGCGATCTCGCTTATCAAGCAGTCCAAGGTGGCTCAAGACGAACGGTGTAAGATTTTGATTGTCTCGCTGCAAGACACGCTGCACGGCATCGAGGCGAAGAGCTACACCCGGCGAGAGCGTTCCCGGTCGCGCGAACGCTCGCACAGACGCCAGCGCCGGGAGCGGTCAACGTCACGCTACCGGGAACGTTCGCGCGATCGCGAGCGGGAGCGTGAGCGTGATCGGGATCGTGACCGTGAACGTGATGGGTAAGTGAATACGGCTGTGCTGCTTTGGGTGGTTTTGGTTCGCATGATTCACGGCAATGACCTTCCAACTCTAACGCAAGCGGGTGCGGGATGGTCTTGCCTAGCCGCGGAAGATCTATAAGCTTTATACTATATCGTTTGTTCTCACCGTTTGTCACTAGCTCTCGCCGATCTCGCCCAAGGAAATCTCCGGAACCGGCCACTGATAACGCAACGGATAGCTCGTCGAAACGGTACTACAACGACGATCGCTACCGTTCGTCGGATCGTGAGCGGGAGCGCGATCGCGACCGCGAGCGCCGTGAAGATCATCGATCACGGCATTAAGTAGTGCTAAAATGAACCCTTATATTTTCGAACGCTACTAGCAAAACGGAACTAGCTGGTTGCCTCAAAATTCCTGCAACGCTACACTACAATTGAATTCTAAAGTTTTTGGGCGATTGtcttttttgacagttcagttCCCATTTCCATGGAGAGAAGTTAATGTGAAACAAAATGAACTACACACACGGTCCGCAGCCCGATCCTTTTGCCCCGTAATACTTCCCCCAGTTTTATATATGTATCGATGTTTCCCCACATCTCGCCCAAAGTTTTTGAAAGTAGTTTAATTTGAAGTTTTGGTTTCTATTTTGTATAAAATTAGTGCAAAAGTCGTTCCAAACATGGAGCAAAATGTAGTAAGTTCATTGTGAAACAAGAATATCTCATATACACGTTTTAATTGCACGACGCTCTCGAGTTTCCCCCTGATCTCGTTGCACTTACAAAAGCGCCGCCGTATCGTCTCTCTGTATGCAAAGTGTTTAGACGGAGAAtgtatcttctttttttaaattccatttGCACTATAACTATTCTACCAAAATGAGACGTGGGAAGCATCTGAGAGCATAATAATACGCCACATAGCTAAATGTAACGCAGAGAAGGACGCATCGGAGCGCAGGCATGGTGACAAAGATTTAAGGCGCGCAACGGCAAAGAGGAAGCATCAATATATATTCAAACTATACATCCATCCCGCTCTACTACTAGCAGAGTACACTTCCCATCATTGGCGTTCCTCTAAGCAAGCAGCAACAGGAATGACAATCTGGTGCAGCGACAACAGTGTTGTGTGCAAGcatgcgcgcgtgtgtttggtgtgtgtgtgagtgttgttcCGTCAGTGGTTTAAAGATCTGTTACAACTCCTGAAGACTCCTTGCGGGTCGTGTGCGTTCCGTGTGTACATCCTGCTACGTACGATCCATGCCCGACGGCAGTGGGTGCATCTTGAACGGTCAGCAGACTCAGCATTGACAACGCAACGACTCCCAGCACTTCCCGGCGGCAGTAGTTTCCTGATggctgcagcagcggcagcagcagctgtagcagcagcagcagcagcagcagcagcagcagtaatcATCAGCGGCAAGCGGGTAATGCTGGAGGAGGCCACGTGTTGCTGTGACAGTGACGCACGActcgacgatgacgacgctACTGATCCGCAAAGAAGATTGTAACACATCCCTCTTTTTGAAGTCAATAATTATAAACGTAatcagagagaaaaaaaatcaaaaaaaagaaaaaaaatgtgcaaatttTGTGTACCGTGTTGTGTATTCTGTCCCTCcctttatcattattattattattattattaccacACTAGTCTTGCACAGAGAGAACGTATTACGAATGAAAAACCAATGTAATGTATTGTGTCACACATCTTTAAGctaagtttttttgtttgtttattttacgaAAACCCAAcacatgttttctttttgtactTCGACTAATTTTTGTACGGCGGTATGactttattttagtttattcgtttagttttgttgtaaaaaaaaacccatgaCAGATCGCACATGCGACGACTGAATAAGCACTTTGTGTGAGAGCGTGCTTGGGAGtactgttgtttattttagtACTGCAGCTAGATAGAGATGCTTGGCTGGAAGaagtgtaaaaactgtttgatAATTTTACTCCAGCTGAGGCAATGCAAGGGACTAGAGAAACATAAACATGTTGCGACAAAGCGGAGCTGAAGTAACGGTGACGAACATAttgtaaaattatcaaaaatccTAGAAGGTCTTTTGTAACACGAAACGTAGATATCTAATACTGTTAAGGCCAAATGTAACCGCGGCATTTGTGGAAAACGGTGCATTCCACTGTAAGCTGCCCTTAAGAGCAAATGAGCTTCTTACTGTACCCCGATCTTCGTCGGCCCGAAAAAGCCAACTCATCTTTTTTGAGGAATCAAACAAATATTGCGATGTCGGTGTTAAAACTGATGTAAACTTGTTACTGTGTAGCAAgtgcgtgtatgtatgtaacaTTTATGTACCTTTGATCAATGGACGTTGGGGGAGAAGTTAAAGGACGAGCACAGGCGGTATCGAGAATCCATTTGTATCATGATTCACGATGCCCAAGCATATGCCCCACATTTTATGTATAAAGGCTGTGTTGTAATGACAGAAAACCTATGTcctgtttctttttataaaaACAAGATCAAATTGTACGACGGGATTTGTACAGTATAGCAAAGACAACAGATAGAATTAAGTAAAGTGTACAAAACGCGTTCTATCTTTACTGACGAGCTTTATATGTATGTAGTATTATTACGAAAACTACCATCTAGACGCTTTTACCTTTTGTAAATTTATTACTTTGCGTTATTAGACGAGCTGCTCTCTTCTTGGTATTTATCATTCTCGTTATTTGTACAATGCGTGTAGCGCGTTATCTCTTGCGTCTAGTTTtaccaaaaagaaagaaggaacAAAGAAACATATCAGTCAT comes from the Anopheles coluzzii chromosome 2, AcolN3, whole genome shotgun sequence genome and includes:
- the LOC120951991 gene encoding cleavage and polyadenylation specificity factor subunit 6 isoform X2; amino-acid sequence: MADGVEIDLYADDLDQDYAQNNDDFGGDSGDLYDDVIVPSGDRNNAGRGPSMDRGDGVDTNGSYHHHPGAWSLSHIPRRHQLYVGNLPWWTTDQDITDSVADVGVNDFQEVKFFENRANGQSKGFCVISLGSENSMRLVMERLPKKELHGQNPVVTLPTKQALNQFESQQKTRPTPPAPGQSNGPRPPVPGMPMGGPGGPGGGHGGPGMGGPGGPPGGGPGGPGGPGGMGGPGGPQPRMMNPNMPPGMRPPHPHMSGPMHMQGPHGGPGGPPRPQFQGPPNGMPRGPRPEWNRPPMHGGYPPGHPGGPGQGPPHMQGGPHGPRAPHHGSMGGPPGPQGPAPHVNPAFFNQGGGPPNHPNGGGPVGPPHGPQGQGGGPPQHFNPQGGGAPRGGPWPVQGGKPPGAPGGFPEHPVITPQLSEAEFEEIMTRNRTVSSSAIARAVSDAAAGEYSSATETLETAISLIKQSKVAQDERCKILIVSLQDTLHGIEAKSYTRRERSRSRERSHRRQRRERSTSRYRERSRDRERERERDRDRDRERDGSRRSRPRKSPEPATDNATDSSSKRYYNDDRYRSSDRERERDRDRERREDHRSRH